In Coffea eugenioides isolate CCC68of chromosome 4, Ceug_1.0, whole genome shotgun sequence, the genomic stretch aaaaaaaaaacgttaGTCACAGATTTCAGTAAAGAAAAAAACGTTGTCATCGTCAGTTGTGTAAAATGTGTTTTGTTAATTAGTAGTATGTTTGTGTTGGTTTGTTAGATACTTTGAGCAAATTCTACACCAGAGTCCTACTCTCTCACGATCTCATCAGTCGTCATCTATTTCGTTTTTTGCATTCACTAGTGATCCTTCTTTCTTAGACAGGTAGAGAGTGGAAGGAAAACAATTAAACTAAAACGAACAGTTAAATTGTAACTGGTAAACTAACAAATTGAAATTTTACACGAGAAATTCCAGTTACAGCAAGTTCCATGACAAAAACGTAGACCTTTACCCTTTCTGTGGTTCctctttgtctgactagaagtAATGGTAGAAACTTCCGCAGGCTACAGGGACAAGCAAAGTTTTTGATGATGGGGCAAAATTTTCTACATTGCTTTAGTAAAACGTTACAGGACAGTATGTACTACATGGCAAAGAGAGTTATCTACTTCCCAAGGCATGCAAGCAAAGTGTCCCTCGCCTCGCCTCAAAGACCAGCAACATTCTGATTAGCCTGCACATGGTGATCATACATGGAATGGTACTTTGCGGGAATGTAATCTTTGAATCTGTAAACAATTAGAGCAAAAGCCGTATGAGACATGTGATACTCCATTGGGTAGTATGCAAAATACCTAAACACAGAAATGTTAAATGAAAAGCAAAAGCTCGTCTATTAACTGATCCTGCTCATTTGTTCTCGTTTATGAACTAATCGAATTACAAGTTCTTCAACCAACTTTACTCTGCACGGTACGGTTGACCGGAAAAACACATGGATAAGCAAGTTCTCATTGCCATCATCATTAattccaaagaaagaaaaaggtcaAAATTATTGGAAGCATCCAAAACAAGAAGCAAGAAACTCCCTATTGTCATGTCATTATCTGAATAAAATAAGTACAGAAAACAATTCCCACAAATGAAGCTGTTGTAATGTAAATAACCAGAATATGCAGAACTGCAGAGAAATTCAAGACAGATGGAAGTTAATATGTAGTTGCCCTCAGACtgttaagagaaaaaaaatcttagtgTTGAGTTTGGTTTATAATCCCACAGAGATTCCACAAATAGCAAGGTATTTTGTTACGTTACAAGATTGCTGTAGGTGAAGCATTTCATTTACGCAGACTTCTGATGTCCCAACTTATAAAAAGCCAAACTAAAGAACAAGGATAAGGgcttaaaaaaaaggaaaagaaaaaaagacaaCTACAACTGCTAGTCATTGTTCTTTAAAAGTTGCTGAAAACCATACCCGTGTAAAAGAGGAAGCCTATCTGGAAGAGAAAATAACCTCGCAATGGATTCCAAAACATGCCCAATTTTCATTGCTTTAGACTTCAGTGCCTTCATAAAGCTGACAAATTCCTTGTATTCTGCGTCTGTAAGCTTTTCTTGGACCTGTAAGGTACATTGTTCCAGGTAGATAAATAAATggccaagaaaacaaataacagctagaatgatgatgatgatggtcCTTCATCTAGAACTCCACTTGGGTGTTACTGCTGTGGGAAGAACGggaagaaagtgaaaaaaaggatTCAAGTACGTTACCTGGATCAGAAAAGCTGATCCTTTTCTCTCTTCATCATTAGACGCTGTAGAGGCAGAGTTCTTTTCCTTATCTTTTGGATCAATAGACGTGCTAGTCATGATTTTCACTTTCACCTCACTTTCAAGCAGCCTTCTGCTATCTTGCGCATTTTGCTTGCTTCTATCATTAAACCACTGtaatttctcatttttcaaaaaaccaGTCGAATAACTTGTCGCATGACTGTTTTCTCTGGAGCAGGAAGGCTCATCAGACTTCTCAAAACTTTCAGTCTGTTCATGTCCTGTGATTACTAATCTAGGTTTCTTCAGAGAACAAGGTGCAATGCATTGACCACTTTTTGTGCCTGACAAATCGTAATTGGTAGAACCAACGGCGTCTTTAAAGCTACATTGCATGTTTGTGCTCAAATGGCTTAACAGATTTGCATTACTGGAAAGTTTTAAGCCAATATTTAGCTTGTGTGACGTCAAAGATGAACGATTAGCAGGAACTACTTCTGTCAGATGGCTAAGACTTGTGCCTCGTTTCTTTGGAGATGATACTGAAACCACAGTGCAACTTGTATCTGTGGTCTAGTGAACaagggagaaaagaagaaaaacagaaaatcatTGTTGAAGTCCTACGTGGACATGAACCCAAAACAAGTATGAATTATTGCAATATACCAGAAGCTTGTCAGAATGAAGTTTGTCCAAAGGCTGAGAGCTTTCCACATTTCCTGCGAAAGAAAAATCCACCTATCAAAAGTTTCTTCTAAACAAAACAGTGAAAACCAGCTGAACATaaagggaaggggaaggggGGATAATGCTACCCTTTAACAGCTTGTGCTTTTATACGAAAACATAATCCAATATACAACACAAAGAACCTCTACCTTGACAGCTGTTTCGGGTCAATTCTAGCTTTGTAGGACCACAAATTCCTCCATCGCGGAAAAAACGAGTCAATGTAAAGACTACATCCCCGAATTTAGAGTAACACTGCAAGGAGGGCATCCGCAAGCATGTTATCATTTGAAAATAAGAAGCTGGAAAATTAAGAAAACCTGAAAAGAACAACAGGAAAGATTGCAAAGAAAGCAAATCGCACTTTGACATGAGGCTGCATCCAAAGTGACATTTGGGATTGACGATTTGAATTTGAGAACCTGTATATTGAGTCGTGGATTAAATTCAAAAGCATAAGATGTTTTAAAACATTACCAATTGTACAAATGCATAGGGGTGAAAAACAGAAACTGTCAAGTTTCTCAACAGCCAGTAACATGATAGACATCAATCTCAACAATGTTACTCAGATTATTCCTTTTGCCCTGCCATATTTGAGCCAGACTCTCCATTTTGCCTTAGATTTCTACACGCATAAAGTATACAGGGTCTtaattaacattttttttaatgtctGGGTCTCAATATAGGTATTTGCACTGAaaaatgtacaaaatttcatACCAGAACCTATTGAAATTACACAAGTAACACTTTCCACAAGTTTCAACAGATCCAGTGATGTAATTTTCAGCTGACAGACTAGCATCTCCAAGGTGATATTTATAATTCTACTTACAGTGCAGAAAAGAAGTACTGGAATAAAACATCAAACATGACcaataaaataatcaaattaAATACTCCACATATTATACACTCTTATAGGCAAATGAATGGCTTGGCTTCTCTATACTAATCATACTACAACAGATTTCATATCAACTCCAAGTTATGATAATAATCTTGTGTAAGTTAAGCAACAGGTCTGTGGTATACAAACCTTTCATCGCAAAATATAATTGCTCCATAATCATGCCGATGACGTATGACACGACCAACTGCCTGATTTACAGCCCGAGATGCTTGTTGGCTGTACCATTCTTCTCCAGTCAGAGCCTGTGAATTCTAAGTTTAGCATTATATTACATTATAAGATCTAAAGCAACAAAAGGTAATGTAATTGCATTATGAAAAATTTATAACTTCTCCTGAATTATCAAACTACCTTTTGTCCTAATTGTTGCAACTGGGCATGCTCATCCAAATACTCGCGTTTTAGACGAACCTGTGCCATATCATCCAACATAACTATGTTCAACATATAGCAGGAAAATTTGCTAATCCAACAAATATGTAGATAACCAATTGAATGGGAGATGGAAAGAGAGCATGCAAAACATGAAACAATACTAACTAGGCTACAAATTACTCCGTATATCTGCAGAAGAATGTTTGACCAATCAAAATTTCAAAGGTAAGATCTGATAAGAGAATTTAACAGGCAAGCCACGTCTCTGTTTTATACAGGATGTGCACCTTTTGCCAACAAGCATAGAGCAAAATTTGAGGTTCATAGATTGTAATTATTCCTCAACATATATTGACAAATTGAGAATCAACTGAATACTTATCTCTTCTATTTCCATTAGTTTCTATCTCTTCTTTCCTTTATTTTGTTTCCTGGGCCATTAATCCAATACATTTGAGGTTTAATCAATCCACCCATTGAGATTTCCTCAAATGTGGTGAATTTCACTTCTATTGTGACATATGGTCCTAAAGCTTTTCCGTGGAACAataagaagatgaagaaaaagcAAACAGTTGAAATCAGCTCAGTATCAAAACACATGGACACAGGTCGAATAACATTGGCAACTACAAGATTCAACAGTAGAAATTCAGAAAGTTAAACAGAAGATTGCCAGCTAAAGTACAATACTCCAGCAATAGAGTACTTGCACTGAGTTAAACAAGGATAGAATAGCAAACAAGATCTTAGAATGAAAGTTCTTTTGGCCATCTACAGTTGGCCCAGAGAAATGAATTTCAAGGAGAAGAAAAGCCATAGACAAACCTTAGGATCAGTCCTTGTTGCAAATGGTATGCCGGTGATGACCACAGCTCTTCCAGCATGGTCAGCAAAATCCAGCCCTTCACTGACCTAAGACATAAAAAACATAAAGTGGTCGAGCAAGAACCATAATATGGAAGGTCTACAATATAGCCACATAGATGTataataaatattaaacaaCCATGCATCTTCAGTACTGAGatatggaatcaaataacttcaggAAAGATGTGCAGTGGGTGATAATGAAAACGCAGAACCAAGATAGTGTATCTAATAGATCCAAAACCCAACAACAAGGGAAGCATCATGCAACAGTCTTCCCCTGTGTGAATAAAAATGCAGCAAGGGACCTATAAATTTGCAGCATATAATGCTGTGAGTTTTGTTGCAGAGGAACAGACTTCTTTCAGAATTCAGCTTGACCTAACACATAAACTTGCCGGCATATTGGCCACGCCATAGAAGATAAAAAGAATTCATAATTTCCTCAACTTGCAGATTAATCATGACTAAACTTTTACCTAGGTTATATCAGTTAACGAAATTCTGATCATCAAGAAAGTTGCTTCCAATGATATTTTTTATTGATTCAATTTTCCAAGGTACAAAATTCATTTCAATTCCCTTGCTACAGATAAAATTAATCAAACTAAAATTCCATGTAGATGGCATAAAATCTGCATTGTATCTGAAGAAGCTTTTTTTTAGTGGAGGAGAAACGATACCTTTCCACGACAAACTGCAAAAAATACAGCCCCAGAAGCTGATTTATCTTTCAGCTTGGTCATATAGTCCTGTCCAAAAGACAATGCAGCTGAAAGATCTAACATAAGGCTTAAATATAGAAGAGTAAAGGTAGACTCATATCAACTTGATGTATTTACTTCTATCGACATTGGAAAAAGAGATGATTGTCTAGGTTCAACAACGGGAAGCTTATGTTTGCAGATTCTCTCCCATATTGTACTAGAATTTGATAAATTTGTATGACCCTGCAGAAATGATAAACATAgtatgtcaaaaaaaaaaaagataaaagcaaaataaaagtATTTTCATCCCACAAGCTAGACTACGTACCATTGTCTTCCAGCACCCAATGCATTGGTCCAAAAGGTAGTAAGATGGGAAAAACACGAGAAGTCCATTGGGCACAATTCGAGCAAAATTGACTATAAGGTAAGTTTCAGAAAATAAGAACTTTGTTAAATGACCATGTTTAATAACATTTAGTTGCTATAAAAAATCTAATTATGATAGAGGAAATTGACTTCGAGTTGTCTTTACAAGTATTTTTGAACTTGATGCTCTCCAGAAGCATTACAAAGTTATGTTTTTAGAAGTCTGAGTTTTTCAATAGTTTTACATGATGCCttattcaaatatatacataccAATGGCATTGCCAAGCTCTTGTTTGTATTCTAACGAATCACGACTCCTATAAGAAGAGTTAAAAGCATAACCAGATGGACCGGCTGGCACAACTCCTGCCCATATCTGATTTTCTGTTATAACATGAGGATTCTCCAAACGAATGGGAAATTCCCTACATTATTAACAGTGGTGTTTTTTCAGAAATAATTCAAGAATCAAGATTATATGAAAACAATTTGCTTACAGTTTCAATTCTTCAGCAAATGAATCCATGGGCGATAATGTGCCAGATGTCAAAACTATAGATCTAACACCAAATCTGGAGAATTCTTCCATTGCAATTCCCGGATTGAAACACCACCAACTAAGAATTCTTGAGGTCTTGCCTGTGGCATCAAATCCATAGCAAAACACAGAAACACTGATTGGCAAGAGTGAATATTTGGAATTCTCAAGGGTGTATAAATATATTGCCAGCTTATCCTGAAACTGATTGCTCTTCAGCCTATAAATTTCTGACATACATATGCATCTGCAGACTTAAATTGCTTGTGTAGATAAAGTAAACAAAATAGAATAAGAGCAGATATTATTTTCTGAAAGGCATTCCTTGGTTTGGGAGATGAATGGTTGTATACTACAAATGGTATACCAGCCAAATATTCTTGGCATAAATGTGTACATAAGTGCTTATGTATGCACTTTTGTGCATCTGTGAGACTGTACTATGTTTATGCACAAAGAatatttcaaaatctttaatcaATACATAACtcaatatttcaaaaattttaatcaaTAAATATCTCAAGTACGAAATGCACCATCATATATCTGTAACAAAGGCATAGACCTTCCCACCAATAGCTTAGCACCACAGAGGTGAGTATGGATTCAGGAATAAACTTCTGCTTTCTAAGAAGTTTGTTCCTTAATGTACTCCTAATAACAGATGCACTCAAGATTTTggttatggttgggataatggAACAACAGCCAAGTTCAACTAAGCACCTACAAATGATCAGCAATTCAAAAGATGAGATGTGCACCCTCATCCTTGTCAATTAGATAATATAATACATAAAAGTAAAAGGTGTCATCTGCAAAATGCAAATTTTAGCACGAGTAAAATCTTTCACTATAATTAGAACATAAAAAACCTTAGCAGCAACTGTTGAGCTTTACAAGAATGCACACTTAACCAGAAACCTTATATTCAGCAAAAGACGAGAGGAAAGGTCCTGAATATTATTCAAAAGTGGTACACTATTGTGTTTTTTTATCATCCTACCTGCATTAGCCTTTCAAACAGATACTACTTGCCATTACTTTTTTAGCAATTTAGCGGAAAGCTATTAGTGATTTGCTAAACCAAGATTCATCTAAGAAAGTTACTACTGGAAAAAGAACATGGTATCTATAGTTTGTACAAATCTCACAAGTTTCTCTCCCGTACAAAGACCTGCTAGAGCCAGAACTTCAAATTCTAAATTGGTGGGTCTCTGAAGCTATTAAAATTGAATAAGCTGCTTTATGATTGAATAGTGGAATCTGATCATTAAATAATTGATTGAgcaaaattcttcaaaaatttaaaacatctTGGAGTGAAGTGTTTGATCATTACCAACAAAAAGCCAATACCAGGGAACATAATAAGAGCAAAATTGAAGTAATCCTCCAAATATAAAACGAGATTCAAATGTTTACCTTTAAAGGCATCTAATGTACTTCCTTCAACTTCCTGAACATGAACCTGGACGAGAATGAAAGAGTTCTTGTCAAACAACTAGCAATATATCCAAGCAGCCAGTAAACAACACAGTTGAAGCAATAGtgtagaagaaagaaaaaacttaACCTAAATATGCTGCAATTGAAGAGGAATTGATCTGGACTTACACGATAGTTGTTAGCATGACTATAATTGTCTCTGaatattaatttaaatatatCCCCCATGCTTTCTAATCTGCAGACAGTCCCTTTTGTCTTCTGGCCTCCATCGTCAGAGATATTTGCATCTAACCAAAGAAAAGACATTTCttactaaaaagaaaataagaacaTAATGCCAGGAGATGAACCAAAACGCCATCAGTGCTCCAAGTACTGTAATGTTTTATCTCTATTATCAGATAACAGAACACAATAGAAGGATAATAATTAAGATATCATGCACCAGGTACCATTGCCATGTAGCATTAGTTCTTTAAGCACGAACAAAGTCAATGGCTGGGGTACCTTCCTCAAGAAGTAGTACTGCTTCATCGATTATATCAATCAACATGGTGGCAGTTTTTGTCGTGACATTTAGATCAGCAAGCAGCTCATAGATGTAGGGCCCAGGTTTTGTGAACCCCAATTCTTTGGAATCTATAGGCACTTCAGCAATTCTCTTCTCAAGCTTCAGAAGAAGTGCTgcagaaaatcaaaggaaacaAGTGAAACGAACCAACAATTACTTCAGGAAAATGAACTCTAATAATAAAGGTCACCTTTGGACCAGGAATAAACACATATCAAATTAGCCAAGCCAGATAATTTTTGAATAGTAACTGACAGCCTGGCACATATGCTGGGTAAACACAATAACATTTGTCATATGCACCAATTTATTGTCTCAGGCAGTTCCAATAACTCCTTCATACCTCTTAGAATAGCAAAATTATCTGGTTTGCAAGATTTATCATTTGACTTATCCCTCCGAGAAATTGAAAGGTCCACACAACTTTTTGCCTCAGAAATGCAAGCAGACAGAAGGCTTGAGGGCAGATCAAAAGAGGCAGCATCAGCACACAATCCTTCCTACATTTCACGAGAAATGCACAATGTTTTGTGTCTAAGATTCCAGTTcatcatcaataaaatgtgtGCTAAGGCATCTTATTTCACACTATACAAAGCTATAGTCGCCGACATCCTTTAAACTTCATAATAGATGAccaaaatgatagaaaaaggtgaaaagtgataGCGTAGAACATAAGGATGAAGGATAAAATATACCAAGTTGTGTGCTTCATCAAAGATCAATACACTATTTTGCCACTCAATGTTCAAAGTTTTTCTGTAGCCACGATCAATAAGATAGTTGTAAGGCGTAAATAAGATGTCAACAACCTTGTGAAGCTCTCTTGACAGATAATAAGGACACCTAAAAATTAAGTCAAAGAATTATTAGAAAGTTAACTGTGTTAACTTACACATTAAATGAAATATGAGCAAGGAATTTACGGTCCACAACTTCGTCCAATATTGACCAAGTCTTCTATATCAACAGGTTCGTCGCCTAGACCAGGATTACTCCTCAAGAATTCTGGAAAGAAATAACATAATAAAGTTCGATATGTTTAACAAAAAAGTaaaatcttcattttcttttgctttatttcatttttaccaTTTTCTACAAGGTAAAGAGTGCAGAGAAAAGATTACAAAAACTGAGAGCTGCATATCCTATTCTCTTCAAAGCGATGGATATATGATCAAAAGCTTTTGCTATGCCAAACttgaaatttaaattattaCCTGAAACACGAGAGAAATGGGCACAATAATGCTTCTTGCGCTTTTTACATAGGGCATGGCAAGCATTTGTCTGTGCTTTACCATGAAGTGAACGAACTTTTTCGTGAATGCATAATTGCTCCCGAGATCCTAAAACTACCATTTTGGGCCTGCAGCACAATTTTAGACCACTTGATTGGATGCAGAAGTTGCAATTTTATAAGGACAACAAAGAAAGCAAGTCAGAAGAGTAGTGAAGCAATCACCTTTAACAACTCATCACTTTCATAACATCTATCTGACAACCTATTAATGTCAATCTTTTTTCCCAAACTTCCACATCTAAACTAGTTAAGTAATAGGAGTTTAGATGCATGTAGGGATAAGCCTTCTTCAACTCTACTACCATTCCGATCAAATAAGTATACATTGCCAATTAGAAAATGATAGCCTAAGTTCAAATATTTGATAAGCACAGATTCTATAGTTATAATAAAGGTATTTAATAAAGTGATCATAGCAATCTATACCTGTAATTGGTACTTTTCAACTCTTGAATTACTTGACGAAGTTGGCTATGGGTGCGTGATGTGTAAATGATAGTAGGCAACTTTGAAGATTGTGATTCCCTGGATGATTCATCTGGATCCTGACTGCTAAGTTGACTACTTCTTTCACTTCTACCTCTAGAGAAACCACCCAGGCTCTTTCTCCATGCCAATGTAGCACAGAGAAGACACAAGGTCTTCCCAGTTCCAGTTGGGCTCTCTAGCAGTGCATTAGATTTCTGCTTGTCAAAAATGGGTCGTGAACGAAATTTAATATCATTCAATGCAGGATGACTTATAAAAACATGTTAATCGTAATTTTAAggtccaaaaatttttaaaaaataagagaattGAGTTTCCCATTCTTGTAACACCACCTACAAGTTACATCTGTAAAATAAAAATGTGATATTTATTGAAAAAGTAACATTAATTGAATAAATTGGCAGAACATGGTCGTGCAAATTTTACGCAAATGACTATCTGTTTTAATTATAATAGAAGATGAACCAGCTTTAAGGATTTTCTCTCCCCCCCTCGACTTAGAATAAGTATTCGGTTCTCACCATCACCATTCCCATATCCCTTCCCACCCCTCCCGAGCtaaaatattagaaaatgaaaatacaaCAAAAAGAATCCAAAATTCCATAACGAAAAagacttttttaaaaaaatttaaaagtaaaCCAGCTGTCCagattttggaaatgaaaatgaaaattgtcAACAGCTACTACACGATGAATGCAGTTATTTAGCACAACATGTTATGaataattgcaaaaattttcaTAATAAAATTCAATAAAAACATGAATAAAATCATGAAGAACGAGCGTACAGTTTGAAGAGCTTGAATGACTTTTTCCATGTAAACGAGCTGGCAATCGTATGCCTCGTATGGAAAGTCCACATTGATCCCTCTTAAGTTGTATGTTGGCATCTTCTCCTTGTATGGACTAATCTCTGATCAGAAGAATTTTTCAGAGAGGATgataataaaccctaggaaacaATTTCTACACTGAGAATTTCCCGCCATTCTTGCAGGCTGTTGTGAAGCTCTGGGTCGGGTTTCAATAAGCCCACGAAAATGTTAAGCTTTACTGTTAACAGATCAAACGCAAATTGAAAACCATCTCGTTTGGATTATAAGTGCTTTTTGGGCCTATTTTCCTATGGCCCAACTCTTTAGATATCA encodes the following:
- the LOC113767719 gene encoding regulator of telomere elongation helicase 1 homolog isoform X2 — its product is MPTYNLRGINVDFPYEAYDCQLVYMEKVIQALQTKSNALLESPTGTGKTLCLLCATLAWRKSLGGFSRGRSERSSQLSSQDPDESSRESQSSKLPTIIYTSRTHSQLRQVIQELKSTNYRPKMVVLGSREQLCIHEKVRSLHGKAQTNACHALCKKRKKHYCAHFSRVSEFLRSNPGLGDEPVDIEDLVNIGRSCGPCPYYLSRELHKVVDILFTPYNYLIDRGYRKTLNIEWQNSVLIFDEAHNLEGLCADAASFDLPSSLLSACISEAKSCVDLSISRRDKSNDKSCKPDNFAILRALLLKLEKRIAEVPIDSKELGFTKPGPYIYELLADLNVTTKTATMLIDIIDEAVLLLEEDANISDDGGQKTKGTVCRLESMGDIFKLIFRDNYSHANNYRVHVQEVEGSTLDAFKGKTSRILSWWCFNPGIAMEEFSRFGVRSIVLTSGTLSPMDSFAEELKLEFPIRLENPHVITENQIWAGVVPAGPSGYAFNSSYRSRDSLEYKQELGNAIVNFARIVPNGLLVFFPSYYLLDQCIGCWKTMGHTNLSNSSTIWERICKHKLPVVEPRQSSLFPMSIEDYMTKLKDKSASGAVFFAVCRGKVSEGLDFADHAGRAVVITGIPFATRTDPKVRLKREYLDEHAQLQQLGQKALTGEEWYSQQASRAVNQAVGRVIRHRHDYGAIIFCDERFSNSNRQSQMSLWMQPHVKCYSKFGDVVFTLTRFFRDGGICGPTKLELTRNSCQGNVESSQPLDKLHSDKLLTTDTSCTVVSVSSPKKRGTSLSHLTEVVPANRSSLTSHKLNIGLKLSSNANLLSHLSTNMQCSFKDAVGSTNYDLSGTKSGQCIAPCSLKKPRLVITGHEQTESFEKSDEPSCSRENSHATSYSTGFLKNEKLQWFNDRSKQNAQDSRRLLESEVKVKIMTSTSIDPKDKEKNSASTASNDEERKGSAFLIQVQEKLTDAEYKEFVSFMKALKSKAMKIGHVLESIARLFSLPDRLPLLHGFKDYIPAKYHSMYDHHVQANQNVAGL
- the LOC113767719 gene encoding regulator of telomere elongation helicase 1 homolog isoform X1; its protein translation is MPTYNLRGINVDFPYEAYDCQLVYMEKVIQALQTKSNALLESPTGTGKTLCLLCATLAWRKSLGGFSRGRSERSSQLSSQDPDESSRESQSSKLPTIIYTSRTHSQLRQVIQELKSTNYRPKMVVLGSREQLCIHEKVRSLHGKAQTNACHALCKKRKKHYCAHFSRVSEFLRSNPGLGDEPVDIEDLVNIGRSCGPCPYYLSRELHKVVDILFTPYNYLIDRGYRKTLNIEWQNSVLIFDEAHNLEGLCADAASFDLPSSLLSACISEAKSCVDLSISRRDKSNDKSCKPDNFAILRALLLKLEKRIAEVPIDSKELGFTKPGPYIYELLADLNVTTKTATMLIDIIDEAVLLLEEDANISDDGGQKTKGTVCRLESMGDIFKLIFRDNYSHANNYRVHVQEVEGSTLDAFKGKTSRILSWWCFNPGIAMEEFSRFGVRSIVLTSGTLSPMDSFAEELKLEFPIRLENPHVITENQIWAGVVPAGPSGYAFNSSYRSRDSLEYKQELGNAIVNFARIVPNGLLVFFPSYYLLDQCIGCWKTMGHTNLSNSSTIWERICKHKLPVVEPRQSSLFPMSIEDYMTKLKDKSASGAVFFAVCRGKVSEGLDFADHAGRAVVITGIPFATRTDPKVRLKREYLDEHAQLQQLGQKNSQALTGEEWYSQQASRAVNQAVGRVIRHRHDYGAIIFCDERFSNSNRQSQMSLWMQPHVKCYSKFGDVVFTLTRFFRDGGICGPTKLELTRNSCQGNVESSQPLDKLHSDKLLTTDTSCTVVSVSSPKKRGTSLSHLTEVVPANRSSLTSHKLNIGLKLSSNANLLSHLSTNMQCSFKDAVGSTNYDLSGTKSGQCIAPCSLKKPRLVITGHEQTESFEKSDEPSCSRENSHATSYSTGFLKNEKLQWFNDRSKQNAQDSRRLLESEVKVKIMTSTSIDPKDKEKNSASTASNDEERKGSAFLIQVQEKLTDAEYKEFVSFMKALKSKAMKIGHVLESIARLFSLPDRLPLLHGFKDYIPAKYHSMYDHHVQANQNVAGL